A single genomic interval of Borrelia duttonii Ly harbors:
- a CDS encoding structural cement protein Gp24 translates to MHKFSFSGSEKSFLPGFEHKSGIHETESAIVDADSEAILPGDLVIASKSSNMGDILVKKATSSTTNTDVVRGFAMRKTYIPSYETEKYLPGEVVPIRRRGEVVVTLDTSYTTPKIGHYVFFKEGKLVQDKNGKGGVQVGRIKDISISTSSKVVLLDAQIGHEYDTSGNRKFSS, encoded by the coding sequence ATGCATAAATTTAGTTTTTCCGGTTCAGAAAAAAGTTTTTTACCAGGATTTGAACATAAGAGTGGAATTCATGAAACTGAGTCTGCAATAGTTGATGCTGATTCAGAGGCTATATTGCCTGGGGATTTAGTAATAGCTAGTAAGTCATCTAATATGGGAGATATTTTGGTAAAAAAAGCTACATCTAGTACTACAAACACTGATGTTGTTCGTGGATTTGCTATGAGAAAGACCTATATACCTTCATATGAAACAGAAAAGTACTTACCAGGAGAAGTTGTTCCTATTAGAAGACGTGGTGAAGTAGTAGTAACTCTTGATACATCATATACAACTCCTAAAATTGGGCATTATGTCTTTTTCAAAGAAGGTAAACTTGTTCAAGACAAAAATGGTAAAGGTGGAGTTCAGGTGGGTAGAATCAAAGACATAAGCATTAGTACTTCAAGTAAAGTTGTGTTATTGGATGCTCAAATTGGTCATGAATATGATACTAGCGGTAATAGGAAATTTTCTTCATAA
- a CDS encoding anti-CBASS protein Acb1 family protein: protein MFKFLRRNFDRSVASKSIFYPTSSSCLNRDSLRLSHQVAEIYAGFAASRDIEHKKGDGLDVLFENNFRSVIKKMVYTSIISGESAFYIVVPDSEDPRTPLKDGFESRCFNFGEVCDADGFSIYHIHPTRVIKMKSSFLNFSALEKSSRMMNSLLDETVGFLKVNNFTFLKSATLPSVKDMTAHDLSELKKNVEGVLDSNHKMMILGKEDDIANITRSVSPIRDAFEIIVSDVTLYSGIPKEVLYPTSPSGEGSVGNYDIFYLNIEQICKLMMAPFINAVLRKFRLESNWQFKAVKPISQKEQADIEEKHARTLSLYTDLLEKANEMGNLDLVNKIQFELNEFLQV, encoded by the coding sequence TTGTTTAAGTTTTTAAGGAGGAATTTTGATAGGAGTGTTGCTTCAAAGTCAATATTTTATCCTACAAGCAGCAGTTGTTTGAATAGAGATTCGCTAAGACTTTCTCATCAAGTAGCAGAAATATATGCAGGATTTGCAGCATCTAGAGACATTGAGCACAAAAAAGGAGATGGGCTTGATGTTCTTTTTGAAAATAATTTTAGAAGCGTTATCAAAAAGATGGTCTACACCTCAATTATTTCGGGGGAGAGTGCTTTTTACATAGTAGTTCCTGATTCTGAAGATCCCCGCACACCATTGAAGGATGGTTTTGAATCTCGTTGTTTCAATTTTGGTGAGGTTTGTGATGCAGATGGTTTTTCTATTTATCATATACACCCGACTCGTGTTATTAAAATGAAGTCGTCATTTTTGAATTTTTCGGCTTTAGAAAAGAGTAGTCGCATGATGAATTCTTTGCTTGATGAGACGGTTGGTTTTTTAAAGGTCAATAATTTTACTTTTCTAAAATCTGCGACTTTGCCATCTGTAAAAGATATGACAGCACACGATCTTTCTGAACTTAAGAAAAATGTAGAAGGGGTTTTGGATAGCAACCATAAAATGATGATACTTGGTAAAGAAGATGATATTGCAAATATTACACGTTCTGTAAGTCCCATAAGAGATGCATTTGAGATTATTGTTTCTGATGTGACGCTCTATTCTGGAATTCCTAAAGAAGTACTATATCCCACATCTCCGTCTGGGGAGGGAAGTGTTGGAAATTATGACATATTCTATCTCAATATTGAGCAAATATGTAAGTTGATGATGGCGCCTTTTATCAATGCGGTTTTGAGGAAATTTAGACTTGAATCTAATTGGCAATTCAAGGCTGTAAAGCCTATTAGTCAAAAAGAACAAGCTGATATTGAAGAGAAACATGCGCGTACTCTGTCTTTGTATACAGATCTCTTAGAAAAGGCTAATGAGATGGGTAATTTGGATCTTGTAAATAAAATTCAGTTTGAGCTGAACGAATTTTTGCAAGTTTAG
- a CDS encoding PBSX family phage terminase large subunit: MVRLKRLPVYYNAYKSKPEAEIFIYYSSRGTGKTYDIATVNLERKFAKDGGDTLAVRKKKNKTTQSIHKEILELLSRYNLRREFTISKAKIETKKLIYGRKRAFVFEGGHDTTDLKSYAHFKDLWLEEANQFTESDIEKLIPTMRERGGRIYMSSNPVPRSHWLYKRYIANEDNPSVCVIKSTYRDNPFLNGGDVNAWLEKQKLAYHGNDIGFRIEVLGEEFEFGTARFIKEFTICDESLISRVQGSFYTGIHIKGNRVCLIEILVGRIGYLPLTVVTNASSKVLLSSEDYELECARFRGTFVLPHTRQELRYVLPRFGRGSLMARSRSLYVLSDYLIPNNLHVVKKEETEDVILEFHDTEYYYDDSFSSESGIATNIVMQRDLQYIPAFLNAVSIFT, from the coding sequence ATGGTAAGACTTAAGCGACTGCCAGTGTATTACAATGCCTACAAAAGTAAACCCGAAGCTGAGATTTTCATATACTATTCGAGTCGTGGAACTGGCAAAACTTATGATATTGCTACTGTCAATCTTGAGAGAAAGTTCGCTAAGGATGGTGGTGATACTTTGGCAGTTCGAAAGAAGAAAAACAAAACTACCCAATCAATTCATAAAGAGATTTTAGAATTGCTGAGTAGATATAACTTACGTCGTGAATTTACTATAAGCAAAGCTAAGATAGAGACAAAAAAGTTGATATATGGACGTAAACGTGCATTTGTATTTGAAGGTGGCCACGATACAACAGACTTGAAATCATATGCTCACTTCAAAGATCTTTGGTTAGAAGAAGCTAATCAGTTTACAGAATCCGATATTGAAAAACTTATTCCAACAATGAGAGAGAGAGGTGGTAGAATCTATATGTCAAGCAATCCAGTTCCGCGTTCTCATTGGCTTTACAAACGTTATATTGCGAATGAAGATAATCCTTCAGTGTGTGTTATCAAAAGTACTTATAGAGATAATCCGTTTTTGAATGGAGGCGATGTTAATGCTTGGTTAGAGAAACAAAAACTTGCTTATCATGGCAATGATATTGGGTTTAGGATTGAAGTTTTAGGTGAAGAGTTTGAATTTGGAACTGCTAGATTTATCAAAGAATTTACAATATGCGATGAGAGTTTGATATCTAGAGTACAAGGCAGTTTTTACACTGGAATTCATATAAAAGGAAATAGAGTTTGCTTGATAGAAATTCTTGTTGGCAGAATTGGTTATCTGCCATTAACAGTTGTAACTAATGCTAGTAGTAAAGTATTACTTTCAAGCGAAGATTATGAGCTTGAATGTGCGCGTTTTAGGGGAACTTTTGTCTTACCACATACTAGACAAGAGCTAAGATATGTTTTGCCTCGTTTTGGTAGAGGTTCTCTAATGGCCAGAAGTCGTAGTCTTTACGTTCTCTCAGATTATCTTATACCTAATAATTTGCATGTTGTAAAAAAAGAAGAGACCGAAGACGTAATTTTAGAGTTTCATGACACTGAATATTATTATGACGATTCTTTTTCTAGTGAGAGTGGTATCGCTACAAATATTGTGATGCAAAGAGATTTACAGTATATACCAGCTTTTCTAAATGCTGTGTCCATTTTTACGTAA
- a CDS encoding right-handed parallel beta-helix repeat-containing protein: MNLQEEGELETALEERESLDLVTDAPSSDDLVSAVSNEPSELVDSELISSDDDSDSTDSDSTDSDSTDSGSSDSDSTDVTGDILDEEENYCNLSIIFFTDEGQFFDLTPYANISSISLELKIVDPTLKTATSSFKFDAGGLSNEFLDFLFFRKEDVYVQVKDGKKPLFKGILEKFFNREVLNSTQTINFVVNDYSKLLNIVFEKPIQFPINFNPDWLYVYNPLIKEQSLVHLILGKTKLNDSLDDDRSESILNRVPAVIIDEGEDIQTILSALLYEFGYAYTFTGDGKLQILPIWKSEVIKKDVAYCSIDANSYVLSKSSSSSYDSNRVIWREGKFQTKEESISQKRPLYSAPFQNYGGSYYVAVLQKGVVYPDFADKIGSVVYQEYDPKWFDTAYKWDFTRKEVWHNHYALNEHLAVVSTHNLETRFSADSDIKLVHEEYYPTKARIWFKNTSSSQGSRYIYYVDIYGDVFYTTARNTLQTDNADDFYSKRFEYSTRFIFDSGSAVRLFEFLTNLRVKGHTIVNFRSIQELDLTDFVRLKFEDSGFEHFFLILSKKITGFDMNIRLYEYEGLTWGDYTHYDYLTTSQHIGAQSHLEAVSEVVVAPFNCQFLADDNFQKPHFVATGFKDEVTIQEAFEFAKRSSTSKIRLLPGDFYLYGSLDISNLQLRGDYGVVLRPSGFVKDVLVANRSCKLSDMTILHQPISEFWIKGGSLNDSEHLNSYLEDKEFIGAPDLRLCSSYKVREEERTSVYATDASFLYLKNIIFRNNQALALKVSGVQKILFENVIFKDTNQGFVVDDVSNMTLIGVEIDSNKNASVASGLNVIIRGGVIKTNENGLHLKQFSSIKVNAVEFSNNKGVAFNISDIVNARLSENNFIENEVGLKSSSFVDLLVKDFFVKNELGISLTKKSDVESRIVDLSTYQENLKDKEEAA; this comes from the coding sequence GTGAATTTACAAGAAGAAGGTGAATTAGAAACTGCATTAGAAGAAAGAGAATCATTAGATTTAGTTACAGATGCTCCTTCTTCTGATGATTTGGTTTCCGCAGTGTCTAATGAACCTTCTGAACTTGTTGATTCAGAATTGATATCATCTGATGATGATTCTGATTCTACTGATTCTGATTCTACTGATTCTGATTCTACTGATTCTGGTTCTTCTGATTCTGATTCTACTGATGTAACAGGTGATATCTTAGATGAAGAAGAAAATTATTGTAATTTGAGCATTATTTTTTTTACGGACGAAGGTCAGTTTTTTGATCTTACGCCTTATGCAAATATATCAAGTATTTCTTTAGAGCTAAAGATTGTAGATCCCACGTTGAAGACTGCGACAAGTAGTTTCAAGTTTGATGCAGGCGGACTTTCAAATGAATTTTTAGATTTTCTATTTTTTAGAAAAGAAGATGTATATGTGCAGGTTAAGGATGGTAAAAAACCTTTATTCAAGGGAATTTTAGAAAAATTTTTCAATCGCGAAGTTTTGAACTCAACTCAGACTATCAACTTTGTAGTGAACGATTATTCTAAGCTTCTCAACATTGTTTTTGAAAAACCCATTCAGTTTCCGATCAATTTCAATCCCGATTGGCTGTATGTATATAATCCTTTGATCAAAGAACAATCCCTAGTACATCTAATTTTGGGCAAAACTAAGCTGAATGATTCACTTGATGATGATCGCTCTGAGAGTATCCTAAATCGAGTTCCCGCTGTAATTATTGATGAGGGTGAGGATATACAGACAATTCTTTCAGCTTTGCTCTATGAATTTGGATATGCGTATACATTTACAGGTGATGGAAAACTGCAAATTTTACCTATTTGGAAAAGTGAAGTTATAAAGAAGGATGTAGCTTATTGTTCGATAGATGCAAATAGCTATGTTTTGTCCAAAAGTAGTTCTAGTAGTTATGATTCTAACAGGGTTATTTGGAGAGAAGGTAAATTTCAAACAAAAGAAGAGTCTATTTCACAAAAGCGACCACTGTATTCTGCCCCTTTTCAGAATTATGGGGGTAGTTATTATGTTGCAGTGTTGCAAAAAGGAGTAGTATATCCTGATTTTGCAGACAAAATAGGTAGTGTTGTTTACCAAGAATATGATCCTAAATGGTTTGATACTGCTTATAAGTGGGATTTTACTAGAAAAGAAGTATGGCATAATCATTATGCTCTAAATGAGCATTTAGCTGTAGTTTCAACGCATAATCTTGAAACACGATTTAGCGCCGATTCTGATATTAAGCTTGTTCATGAGGAGTATTATCCAACAAAAGCGCGCATTTGGTTCAAAAATACATCTTCAAGTCAAGGTTCTCGTTATATTTATTATGTTGATATATATGGTGATGTTTTTTACACCACTGCTCGGAATACACTGCAAACTGATAATGCTGATGATTTTTACAGCAAACGATTCGAATATTCTACCCGATTTATTTTTGATTCTGGGTCTGCTGTTAGACTTTTTGAATTTCTAACTAATTTACGGGTCAAAGGCCACACAATAGTTAATTTCAGGTCAATTCAGGAATTAGATCTTACAGATTTTGTACGTCTAAAGTTTGAAGATTCAGGATTCGAACATTTTTTCTTGATTCTTTCAAAGAAAATTACCGGATTTGACATGAATATAAGATTGTATGAGTATGAGGGTCTTACATGGGGAGATTATACGCATTATGATTATTTGACCACTTCTCAGCATATAGGTGCTCAATCTCATTTAGAAGCTGTTAGTGAAGTTGTGGTCGCACCTTTTAATTGTCAATTTTTAGCGGATGATAATTTTCAAAAACCTCATTTTGTTGCAACAGGCTTCAAAGATGAAGTGACAATTCAGGAGGCTTTTGAATTTGCAAAACGCTCTTCAACAAGCAAAATAAGACTACTTCCAGGTGATTTTTACTTGTATGGATCATTGGATATATCTAATTTACAACTTAGAGGAGATTATGGGGTTGTTTTGAGACCTAGTGGTTTTGTAAAAGATGTACTTGTAGCAAACCGTTCTTGTAAGTTGTCAGACATGACTATATTACATCAACCTATTAGTGAATTTTGGATCAAGGGAGGTTCACTTAATGATAGTGAACATTTGAATTCATATTTAGAAGACAAAGAGTTCATTGGTGCTCCTGATTTGAGATTGTGTTCAAGTTATAAGGTAAGAGAAGAAGAGAGAACTTCTGTTTACGCAACTGATGCTAGTTTTTTGTATTTGAAAAATATCATATTTCGCAACAATCAGGCCTTGGCATTAAAAGTTAGTGGTGTTCAAAAAATTCTTTTTGAAAATGTTATTTTCAAAGATACAAATCAAGGTTTTGTTGTTGATGATGTTAGTAATATGACACTTATTGGGGTGGAGATTGATTCTAATAAGAATGCATCGGTTGCAAGTGGATTGAATGTCATCATTAGGGGTGGTGTGATCAAGACTAATGAAAATGGTTTACATCTCAAGCAATTTTCAAGCATTAAGGTTAATGCCGTTGAATTTAGCAATAATAAGGGTGTTGCATTCAATATTAGCGATATTGTAAATGCGAGACTTTCTGAAAACAACTTTATAGAAAATGAGGTGGGCTTGAAGAGTAGTTCTTTTGTTGATTTGTTAGTAAAAGATTTTTTTGTAAAGAATGAGCTTGGTATTTCTTTGACAAAGAAGTCTGATGTTGAATCTAGAATTGTTGATTTGAGTACTTACCAAGAGAATCTTAAAGACAAAGAGGAGGCTGCTTAA
- a CDS encoding BBA14 family lipoprotein: MNRFVVNKSYFLSLLLVVIFFSCKHIPDLPVQPALLHKNDPVSLGIDEGALFKYALSLNLWLIDAKSYVARYYKRDKFPYFEDFDTTYKDNSELEIAERIAYYKRYIQGTKPIVVSVYRKYTQLYLEE, encoded by the coding sequence ATGAATAGATTTGTTGTAAATAAAAGTTATTTTTTGTCTTTGCTTTTAGTGGTCATATTCTTTTCTTGTAAGCATATTCCAGATCTGCCTGTTCAACCTGCACTGCTCCATAAAAATGATCCTGTAAGTTTGGGTATTGATGAGGGTGCGTTATTCAAATATGCGTTAAGCCTCAATTTATGGCTTATTGATGCTAAAAGTTATGTTGCTCGTTATTACAAGAGGGACAAATTTCCATATTTTGAAGATTTTGATACTACATACAAAGATAATAGTGAATTAGAAATTGCTGAAAGAATTGCTTATTACAAACGTTATATACAAGGAACAAAACCTATTGTTGTTTCTGTATATCGCAAATATACCCAGTTGTACTTAGAAGAGTAG
- a CDS encoding DUF261 family protein, producing MMKNKLFVFLYDFAYKLLKDHFIKKYKSELLESAVPLKNSSYQVYEKIKEIEKHRLVVPFQYNFKEQNSAICKFGCYFLCILFIAFVVKEIKDKIEKCFDKFEVDLIFKSLASAGCLKDANSYVLDPNLIFKSLGIGDDIHYLNVHYSPTEYEPDSCDILIGKYKDSKSDLYHFVIVDNDLNSIIWDSLGSSKAVNDGVLESLRVFKIIDSSIVSDVRQRLALYREQFNKL from the coding sequence ATGATGAAAAATAAATTGTTTGTTTTTCTTTACGACTTTGCATATAAACTCTTGAAAGATCATTTTATAAAAAAATATAAATCGGAATTGCTTGAAAGTGCTGTTCCTTTGAAAAATTCTTCTTATCAAGTGTATGAAAAAATCAAAGAAATAGAAAAACATAGGCTAGTAGTTCCTTTTCAATATAATTTCAAAGAACAAAATAGTGCTATTTGTAAGTTTGGATGTTATTTTTTGTGCATTTTGTTTATTGCATTCGTCGTAAAAGAGATAAAAGACAAGATTGAAAAATGCTTCGACAAATTCGAAGTTGATTTGATTTTCAAAAGTCTTGCTTCTGCTGGATGTTTAAAAGATGCAAATTCATATGTTCTTGATCCAAATTTAATATTCAAAAGTCTTGGAATTGGCGATGATATTCATTATCTCAATGTACACTACTCCCCTACTGAATATGAGCCCGATAGTTGTGATATTTTGATTGGGAAATATAAAGATAGTAAAAGTGATTTATACCATTTTGTGATCGTTGATAATGATTTGAATTCTATTATTTGGGATTCGCTTGGCAGTTCCAAAGCCGTAAATGACGGTGTTCTTGAATCTTTACGAGTGTTCAAAATTATTGATTCGTCTATTGTTAGTGACGTTAGACAAAGACTTGCTTTGTATCGTGAGCAATTTAATAAATTATAA
- a CDS encoding plasmid maintenance protein → MLSIPKDNKNFKFQDPKGQINAILKSLVELNIHKDPNNSQTIRMSYVKLQIIKMLKRYKRIIKVYWAINTKNTNYKQSMGVEEYSACDIQKIVLKLLENDSAKKVCKRTLERDIKLLNEMGLIKSKIRKLGEQKGSIAYYVQNMELAHVHKDIILEYLIQLLTENLHDKKIIGDFDADIKNTTFNYTNLEKFGILSKFKECKSLIKMSHVQTPDVINKANISNINKENSKNSLEKNSAKSLSCEKPKSGEQKSEKVRFKRIGVKTRLIDVHKISRNYMQQVKELSNNDSTYINALLNLETAINEYGKEYDIEDILKHFLKQFGNRYKYKVWMMMKRKDGVINDYDLIWEGRFKDWYSHKYKKNYTTTKEKYGEKIRLAGKNFEFNASKNVKDEEEEKKEKEKTEKERKLQLKRQQEYIERLFRQEEQERKERIRRREEEKAKLRMEVKEEIRSYVGSIENGDSSDDIAKLYPLYEESRGDNIAVRPPRPQINTNFEGFKTTKGLSLASLGIMLQYQEQDPDKDKILMQNAKGETI, encoded by the coding sequence ATGCTAAGTATACCAAAAGATAATAAGAATTTCAAATTTCAAGACCCAAAAGGTCAAATAAATGCAATATTAAAAAGCCTTGTAGAACTAAATATCCATAAAGATCCCAATAATAGTCAAACAATACGAATGTCATATGTTAAATTGCAAATAATCAAGATGCTTAAACGCTATAAAAGAATAATTAAAGTTTATTGGGCAATAAATACTAAAAATACAAATTATAAACAATCAATGGGCGTTGAAGAATATTCAGCTTGTGATATCCAAAAAATAGTACTTAAATTATTAGAAAATGATTCTGCAAAAAAAGTATGTAAAAGAACACTTGAACGAGATATAAAACTCTTAAATGAAATGGGATTGATAAAATCTAAAATTAGAAAACTTGGTGAACAAAAAGGAAGTATTGCTTACTATGTACAAAACATGGAACTTGCTCATGTACACAAAGATATAATCCTAGAATACCTCATACAATTACTTACAGAAAATCTACATGATAAAAAAATCATCGGCGATTTTGATGCAGACATAAAAAATACAACTTTCAATTACACAAATCTAGAAAAGTTTGGAATACTATCTAAATTCAAAGAATGTAAAAGTCTCATCAAAATGTCGCATGTGCAAACACCGGACGTTATTAATAAAGCTAATATAAGCAATATAAATAAAGAGAATTCTAAAAACTCTTTAGAGAAAAACTCTGCAAAAAGTCTTTCATGTGAAAAACCAAAAAGTGGTGAACAAAAAAGTGAAAAAGTGCGATTCAAACGAATTGGCGTAAAAACTAGACTGATCGATGTTCACAAAATAAGCAGAAACTATATGCAACAGGTGAAAGAGCTGAGCAACAACGATTCAACGTACATAAACGCCCTGCTAAATTTGGAGACTGCCATAAATGAGTATGGAAAAGAATATGATATCGAAGATATTTTGAAACACTTTCTAAAGCAATTTGGCAACAGATACAAGTACAAAGTGTGGATGATGATGAAAAGAAAAGATGGCGTAATAAACGACTATGATCTCATATGGGAGGGTCGATTCAAAGATTGGTACTCGCATAAGTATAAGAAAAATTATACGACGACAAAAGAAAAATATGGCGAAAAAATAAGATTAGCAGGCAAAAATTTTGAATTTAATGCGTCAAAAAATGTGAAAGACGAAGAAGAAGAAAAAAAAGAAAAAGAGAAAACAGAAAAAGAACGCAAACTGCAGCTCAAACGACAACAAGAATATATAGAGAGGTTATTTAGGCAAGAAGAACAAGAAAGAAAAGAGCGAATCAGAAGGAGAGAAGAAGAAAAGGCAAAGTTGAGAATGGAGGTTAAAGAAGAAATACGATCTTATGTAGGAAGTATTGAAAATGGCGATTCTAGTGATGATATTGCAAAGTTATACCCTTTATACGAAGAGAGTAGGGGAGATAATATTGCTGTACGCCCGCCGCGGCCACAAATTAACACTAATTTTGAAGGATTCAAAACAACCAAAGGACTTTCTCTTGCTAGTTTAGGAATTATGCTTCAATATCAAGAGCAAGATCCAGACAAAGATAAAATTTTGATGCAAAATGCAAAAGGAGAGACGATATGA
- the bdr gene encoding Bdr family repetitive protein, which translates to MEHMIQPVVTRQMVLNELVKVGMDRDIADDLSYRYYKNELTTKDLELLKMAFKSDIRDLNNKIDTKFNELDNKIDTKFNELDNKIDIIENNLKSDIRDLNNKIDTVENNLNIKIDTKFNELDNKIDIIENNLKSDIRDLNNKIDTVENNLKSDIRDLNNKIDTVENNLNIKIDTKFNELDNKIEINKTELNSKLKLNNWMLGTIITINVGILLTLISIINSIINK; encoded by the coding sequence ATGGAACATATGATACAGCCAGTAGTAACAAGACAAATGGTCTTAAATGAGCTCGTAAAAGTCGGGATGGATAGAGATATTGCTGACGATTTATCTTATAGATACTATAAAAATGAACTTACTACTAAAGATCTTGAACTTCTAAAAATGGCATTCAAATCAGATATTAGAGATCTCAATAATAAAATTGATACTAAATTTAATGAACTTGATAATAAAATTGATACTAAATTTAATGAACTTGATAATAAAATTGATATTATTGAAAATAACTTAAAATCAGATATTAGAGATCTTAATAATAAAATTGATACTGTTGAAAATAACTTAAATATTAAAATTGACACTAAATTTAATGAACTTGATAATAAAATTGATATTATTGAAAATAACTTAAAATCAGATATTAGAGATCTTAATAATAAAATTGATACTGTTGAAAATAACTTAAAATCAGATATTAGAGATCTCAATAATAAAATTGATACTGTTGAAAATAACTTAAATATTAAAATTGACACTAAATTTAATGAACTTGATAATAAAATTGAAATTAACAAAACAGAACTTAATAGTAAATTAAAATTAAATAATTGGATGCTTGGAACTATTATTACAATTAACGTAGGAATTCTTTTAACATTAATCTCAATAATCAACTCAATTATAAATAAGTAA
- a CDS encoding variable large family protein, with the protein MNKEKKGEGKVRVILLMMMMVMMGCNSGGVKGEGTGGGDGRGLSGAMMEVGRSAERVFYAFIELMSDTLGLKVTKDTNRSDVAGYFYSLGGKLGEASNELEKVASKVTSGVDKSDASKNSIRVVVDASKEVLSSLKGHLESLKDIGDSEKVGVSVSQNQGVAAAALELKKAYNAFKGIVGTAGKEGVAKPQAGETAVKVNNADNKDGVKILATDQGPGAAVGEKAAAIVSSVSGEEMLASIVASGENDQALGGSDADAATSTLKFALGGNKDNLAKDVAKAAAVAGGIALRSLVKGGKLAAHSSDDDKIAQLVGVSAVNKLLGAVEEIVKKTVKNVLEKVKEEVDKAREPKAVGQQ; encoded by the coding sequence ATGAATAAAGAGAAAAAAGGAGAGGGGAAAGTAAGAGTAATATTATTGATGATGATGATGGTGATGATGGGATGTAATAGTGGAGGAGTGAAAGGAGAAGGGACAGGAGGAGGAGACGGGAGAGGATTAAGTGGGGCAATGATGGAAGTAGGGAGAAGTGCAGAGAGAGTATTTTATGCATTTATAGAGTTAATGTCAGATACATTAGGATTAAAAGTGACTAAGGATACAAATAGAAGTGATGTAGCGGGTTATTTTTATAGTTTGGGTGGTAAACTTGGAGAAGCATCAAATGAATTAGAAAAAGTAGCAAGTAAGGTAACATCGGGTGTTGATAAAAGTGATGCATCAAAAAATTCAATTAGAGTTGTAGTTGATGCATCTAAGGAAGTTTTAAGTTCATTGAAAGGGCATTTAGAGTCTTTAAAAGATATAGGTGATAGTGAAAAGGTAGGTGTGTCAGTCTCTCAAAACCAAGGAGTAGCAGCAGCTGCGCTTGAATTAAAAAAAGCATATAATGCATTTAAAGGAATAGTGGGTACAGCCGGTAAAGAAGGTGTTGCAAAGCCGCAAGCAGGAGAAACGGCAGTAAAAGTAAATAATGCAGATAATAAGGATGGAGTTAAAATATTAGCTACAGATCAAGGTCCAGGAGCGGCAGTGGGAGAGAAAGCAGCAGCAATAGTATCATCAGTAAGCGGAGAGGAAATGCTGGCATCAATAGTTGCATCAGGAGAAAATGATCAAGCATTAGGTGGGAGTGATGCCGATGCTGCAACAAGTACATTAAAGTTTGCATTAGGAGGTAATAAAGATAATTTAGCAAAAGATGTAGCAAAGGCAGCAGCAGTAGCAGGGGGGATAGCCTTACGTTCATTAGTGAAAGGTGGTAAATTAGCCGCACATAGTAGTGATGATGACAAAATAGCACAATTAGTAGGAGTAAGTGCAGTAAATAAATTATTGGGAGCAGTAGAAGAAATAGTGAAGAAGACGGTAAAGAATGTTTTGGAGAAAGTAAAGGAAGAAGTAGATAAGGCAAGAGAGCCAAAAGCAGTAGGGCAACAGTAA
- the bdr gene encoding Bdr family repetitive protein, which translates to MEYMQMEPVITRQMVLNELVKAGINREIADDLSYRYYKNELTTKDLQYLENNFNLKLEILERGLKAEIRELDTKIDTVENNLNIKIDIKFTELDNKIDAKFTELDNKIDVKFNELDNKIDTVRKDMEVNKMELDTKIDIKFNELDTKIDKFASDVKGTFKLHAWMFGTIITINVGIFIALISMLYALFIK; encoded by the coding sequence ATGGAGTATATGCAAATGGAACCTGTAATTACTAGGCAGATGGTACTAAATGAGCTTGTAAAAGCGGGTATTAATAGAGAGATTGCAGACGATTTATCTTATAGATACTATAAGAATGAGCTTACTACTAAAGATCTTCAATATTTAGAAAATAATTTTAATCTTAAACTGGAAATATTAGAGCGTGGTTTAAAGGCTGAGATTAGAGAACTTGATACTAAGATTGATACCGTAGAGAATAATTTAAATATTAAGATAGATATTAAATTTACAGAACTTGATAACAAGATAGATGCTAAATTTACAGAGCTTGATAACAAAATAGATGTTAAATTTAATGAACTTGATAACAAGATAGATACTGTTAGGAAAGATATGGAAGTGAATAAAATGGAACTTGATACTAAGATAGATATTAAATTTAATGAGCTTGATACTAAGATAGATAAATTTGCATCAGATGTTAAAGGAACATTTAAATTACATGCTTGGATGTTTGGGACTATTATTACCATTAATGTAGGAATATTTATAGCATTAATATCTATGCTATATGCATTGTTTATAAAGTAA